The Alkalibacter saccharofermentans DSM 14828 genome has a window encoding:
- a CDS encoding DeoR/GlpR family DNA-binding transcription regulator codes for MFTEERQEKIFIKLQVEKRISIGDITSEFEVSDSTARRDLQEMERRGLLARTHGGAVILKRASYEPNIAAKETENPESKKSIGRLASGYIHTDETIFLDSGSTTLEIARAIMDKQVKIITNSIQIAWELSFSDTVELVMLGGELRKSTKSITGAIALDSIVKLHVDKAFVGANGIDLNAGFTTPNIGEGKIKEIMLKNSKNKFIVADSDKFDQVFGYSFASLDVADYLLTDNNIDKEVHIKYKNAGCDIINENRECLK; via the coding sequence ATGTTTACCGAGGAGCGTCAAGAAAAGATTTTTATAAAACTTCAGGTTGAAAAGCGAATAAGCATAGGCGACATAACATCTGAATTTGAAGTATCCGATTCCACTGCAAGACGGGATTTGCAGGAAATGGAGCGCAGGGGACTATTGGCCAGGACTCATGGAGGAGCAGTAATCTTGAAAAGAGCAAGCTATGAGCCGAATATCGCAGCTAAAGAAACTGAAAATCCTGAAAGCAAAAAATCGATTGGCAGGTTGGCATCAGGGTATATTCATACTGACGAAACTATATTTTTAGATTCGGGCTCAACTACCTTGGAGATAGCTAGGGCAATAATGGACAAACAGGTTAAGATAATTACAAATTCCATTCAGATAGCCTGGGAATTGTCTTTCTCTGATACAGTTGAGTTGGTCATGCTGGGGGGAGAGCTTAGAAAAAGCACCAAAAGCATAACCGGAGCCATAGCTTTAGACAGCATCGTCAAACTGCATGTGGATAAGGCTTTTGTAGGCGCCAACGGAATCGATCTTAATGCAGGTTTCACCACGCCCAACATAGGTGAGGGAAAGATCAAGGAAATAATGCTTAAAAATTCGAAAAATAAGTTCATCGTCGCAGATTCAGACAAATTTGATCAAGTGTTCGGATACTCATTTGCTTCCTTGGACGTTGCGGATTACCTGCTTACCGATAATAATATTGATAAAGAAGTTCATATTAAATATAAAAACGCTGGATGCGATATTATAAATGAAAATAGGGAGTGTTTAAAATGA
- the pfkB gene encoding 1-phosphofructokinase: MIITVTLNPAVDHSIEVDGFKPGLVNKASKTYKKAGGKGINVSKTISYAGGKTTATGFLGGNTGEWISRELKNAGIIDKFIFTDKSTRTNIKIVDTATEEVTDINEKGDELDSMYLDSLESSLYSMINVGDMVVLSGSLPGGMSESVYETMILKSREKGAKVVLDATQEALKLALRAKPFMIKPNIHELEEIFDNPLDSIESIKEACYKFIDSGVNVVLLSMGGEGALLVTRDFVKKIDGIKVKVKNTVGAGDSMVGSFVYKYEQTGNLEEAFKYAVATATVHVGEGTTLGNLDLIKGYLDQITVYSV; the protein is encoded by the coding sequence ATGATAATAACAGTTACTTTAAATCCGGCTGTTGATCACAGCATTGAAGTGGATGGATTCAAACCTGGATTAGTCAACAAGGCTTCTAAAACCTATAAAAAAGCTGGCGGCAAGGGAATCAACGTCTCCAAAACCATAAGCTATGCCGGTGGCAAAACAACCGCAACAGGATTTCTTGGGGGCAATACAGGAGAATGGATATCAAGGGAACTAAAAAATGCAGGTATAATTGATAAATTTATATTTACAGACAAAAGCACCCGGACAAACATTAAAATCGTAGACACTGCAACTGAAGAAGTAACTGATATAAATGAAAAGGGGGATGAGCTTGATTCCATGTACTTGGACTCATTGGAATCAAGTCTTTATTCCATGATTAATGTGGGGGATATGGTCGTTCTTTCCGGAAGTCTTCCCGGGGGCATGTCAGAAAGCGTTTACGAGACAATGATATTAAAGAGCAGGGAAAAAGGAGCAAAGGTAGTTCTGGATGCGACACAGGAGGCCTTAAAGCTTGCACTAAGGGCGAAACCTTTTATGATAAAGCCAAACATACACGAGCTCGAAGAGATATTTGACAATCCCTTGGATTCTATTGAAAGCATCAAGGAAGCATGCTATAAGTTTATAGATAGTGGTGTCAATGTAGTGCTATTGTCTATGGGTGGAGAGGGCGCCCTTTTAGTAACCCGTGACTTCGTTAAAAAAATAGACGGAATAAAGGTAAAGGTTAAAAATACCGTAGGTGCCGGTGATTCCATGGTCGGTTCATTTGTATATAAATACGAACAGACAGGAAATCTGGAAGAAGCATTTAAGTATGCGGTAGCTACTGCAACTGTTCACGTGGGTGAAGGTACTACCTTGGGTAATTTGGATTTGATAAAGGGCTATCTAGATCAAATAACGGTTTACTCTGTCTAA
- a CDS encoding tyrosine-type recombinase/integrase gives MSDKKETFQKEENMRLTLKLRELVNQMPVFCETFFRGIEPTTSIKTRIAYAFDLRSFFHYLTEEVFDPGEKKSMKEIIIEEVENLSPIQIEKFMEYLSFYSLPHYKNSDEFVTYTNSNTGKARKLSTLRTFYKYFYKKEIIKKNPALLVDIPKIREKPIVRLEVDEVAKLLDIIENAQHLTKDQKKYHQINKERDMAMITLLLGTGIRVSEFVGLDINHFDFNNNSFVITRKGGNQVVLYFSDEVARVLLDYLEIRNSITPYPGHESAMFLSLQKKRIGVSAVQKLIKKYTEIIAPLKNISPHKLRSTFGTNLYRESGDIYLVADVLGHKDVNTTKKHYAEISDEQRRKAAKMIKLRDDS, from the coding sequence ATGTCGGATAAAAAAGAAACTTTTCAAAAAGAAGAAAACATGCGTCTTACTTTAAAGCTACGTGAGCTCGTCAATCAAATGCCGGTATTTTGCGAGACGTTTTTTCGTGGAATCGAACCAACCACTTCCATTAAAACCAGAATCGCCTATGCCTTTGATCTAAGGAGCTTCTTTCACTATTTGACTGAAGAGGTCTTTGATCCCGGCGAAAAGAAATCCATGAAGGAAATCATCATAGAAGAAGTAGAAAACCTCTCTCCTATCCAAATTGAAAAATTCATGGAGTATTTGTCCTTCTACTCTCTTCCCCACTATAAAAATTCGGATGAGTTCGTAACCTATACAAACAGCAATACGGGCAAAGCAAGAAAGCTCTCTACATTAAGGACTTTCTACAAGTATTTTTATAAAAAGGAGATAATCAAAAAAAACCCGGCACTTCTCGTTGACATACCAAAGATTCGTGAAAAGCCCATCGTGCGCCTTGAGGTTGACGAAGTTGCAAAACTCTTGGATATTATAGAGAATGCTCAACATCTTACCAAGGATCAAAAGAAGTACCATCAAATCAACAAGGAACGGGACATGGCAATGATCACTCTGCTTTTAGGTACCGGCATTCGTGTTAGCGAGTTTGTGGGACTTGACATTAATCACTTTGATTTCAACAACAACAGTTTTGTAATAACTCGAAAAGGCGGAAATCAGGTAGTTTTATACTTCAGCGATGAAGTGGCTAGAGTGCTTCTTGATTATCTTGAGATAAGAAATTCCATTACCCCCTACCCTGGACATGAAAGCGCTATGTTTTTGTCCTTGCAGAAAAAGAGAATTGGAGTTAGCGCCGTGCAGAAGCTGATCAAAAAATATACCGAGATAATAGCTCCCCTGAAGAATATATCTCCTCACAAGCTAAGGAGTACATTTGGAACAAACCTTTACAGAGAAAGCGGAGATATTTACTTGGTGGCAGATGTTTTGGGACATAAGGACGTAAATACGACCAAGAAGCATTATGCGGAAATCAGCGACGAACAAAGGCGCAAAGCGGCTAAAATGATAAAATTAAGGGATGACAGCTGA
- a CDS encoding tyrosine-type recombinase/integrase, producing the protein MQKSEELLDSYATHLKEIMQLSEKTIKAYIYDLRKFFVFLINRSDVDSVDFDSGDMTSLLKKVQTQDIYAFAYHVKHVENKRDVTSNRRLTSLRSFFDYLGYVNLIDKKNPVESVERYKTVSAAPNYLNEETLNKLFDKIRYRNKYRDIAILILISNCALKASEISEIKISDYNGSILITPKKTIKLNDDCKRAIDDYINTERYKTGSEYLFSSQKNDKISVRTIQHIIKNLRVDSELKDNVTSKSIRNTSILRLIESNIKPEEIHKYLGYKKSLSLEKHFKRDISDDPVYLDLDKIKKK; encoded by the coding sequence GTGCAAAAAAGTGAAGAGCTTCTTGACAGCTACGCTACCCATTTAAAAGAGATTATGCAGCTTTCTGAAAAAACCATAAAGGCTTATATTTATGATTTACGAAAGTTTTTTGTATTTTTAATTAACAGATCAGATGTGGATTCTGTTGACTTTGATTCTGGGGATATGACATCATTATTAAAAAAAGTTCAGACTCAAGATATATATGCCTTTGCTTATCATGTTAAACATGTTGAAAACAAACGTGACGTAACAAGCAACCGAAGACTGACTTCATTGAGATCTTTTTTTGATTATTTGGGATACGTCAATCTTATAGATAAAAAAAATCCTGTGGAAAGTGTAGAAAGATATAAAACAGTATCTGCAGCGCCCAACTACCTTAACGAAGAGACACTGAACAAACTTTTTGATAAAATAAGATACAGGAATAAATATAGAGATATCGCTATTTTGATACTAATATCAAATTGTGCGCTTAAAGCTTCAGAAATTTCAGAAATAAAAATTTCCGATTACAACGGGTCAATTCTTATAACTCCAAAAAAAACTATTAAGCTTAATGATGATTGCAAAAGAGCCATTGATGATTATATTAATACGGAAAGATATAAAACAGGATCAGAATACCTTTTCTCAAGTCAAAAAAATGATAAAATAAGTGTTAGGACAATACAGCATATAATTAAGAATCTTAGAGTTGATTCAGAGCTTAAAGACAACGTAACCTCAAAGAGCATTCGAAACACATCCATACTCAGATTGATCGAAAGCAATATCAAACCGGAAGAAATTCACAAGTATTTAGGTTATAAAAAATCATTGTCCCTTGAAAAACATTTTAAAAGAGATATCAGTGATGATCCGGTTTATTTGGACTTGGATAAGATAAAAAAGAAATAA